The Psychrobacillus sp. FSL K6-2836 nucleotide sequence GTTTAATTCTGGTTTAGGTTCTTTTTTAATTTCCTGGTTATATACTTTCAACATTGTCATATGCTCTGTTAACATCATACCTTGCCATTTCATCATGCCTCGATCTCTAATCAACCTAAACCCTCCTATTCTTTTTCTCCTCCAACTATTTTAGATCGCTTTACAGTAGTGCCCGCTGGTGTATAGGATACGGCTCTTAAAAGTGTAGCGGATCCGTATCGATTCCGGATATTGTCCATAGCAGCAGATAATTTTCGTGGAGTTCTAGCTCGTTGAAATCACTGTATACATGGACTCCTTCAGGAGGAACATATTTGTGAAGTATTTCTGCGACTGCAATATTTATTTCAAGAAAATAACTCATTTTTGGCTCAAATAAACGGATATCAGGATGAATTGGTATCTCGTGCAATCTTGTGGATGCCGTCCTAACTCCAAAACGTTTTTCATTGCCGGGCTAGCTGCAAGAACAACACTTCATTTTTGATCAAAATTACCTACTATAGCAATTGGAACAGTCCTTACATCTAAATAATGCAAAACAGCAATACAAGGACGCATAAAAACTCATCATCGATACAGGCAATTGATCGGTTATGCAGGGAGCTGTAATTGATCATCGTACTATTCGTAAAGTTCCTGGCGATGAGTGATGAGTTAATGAAATCAATAAATCCATAATCACTCATAACATCTAGATGTCAATGAACACACCAACCTGAACTATAGCCGACCGCCATTGCAATTTTTCTTATTGATAGCGAGTAATTTTTCCTAGAAATAAAATATTTAATGTATTCATAAATTTGCAATTGACGATTGTTCATATAACCTCACGCTCCTTAAGGATGATAGGAACAAATGCGAGTACATTTTCAACTTTAAAAGTCCTTTTGGTATTTCGTAAAAAACAATATGCTTTAAATGTATTGCCCTCCACACTTAATACTTTAACCTTTCGTTTACTGATTTCACCGTTATTCTTCATGTAAATCATTTCGACTATTTGATTATTTTGCATGGACTTCAAAATACTTATAAGCACATTCGTTCCCCCCTCCTTTCGATTAGTATACGAACAATAGTTCTATTTTACAACTAGTAATTTTTGGGCAAATAAAAAAGCACCTTAATTTAGGTGCTGATATAAAGACTTTAAGCATTATTTCCGTGTATTATTAAATATTACATAAATGTTTAATGAGTGAAAAATAGTAAACTTGATTAACAGTAATTGCACTTGCTTCCTTACTAATTGAGTCACCATTCTCTCTCCTTAAATACAAAGGGTATATATTTTTAAACACCTTGTAATTTAATTTTCTTGGTGTAGAGATTTGACTTGAGGGCTGATGATGTATTGCTTTATCTATATAGATAATATCGCCTGTTGTAGACGCCAAAAACCAAACAGGTATCTTTTTTGTTTTTGGTACTGTGGGAAACTCCATTTGATTTTCTTTTAATTTACTTACTATCATACTCCACGCTTCTACTGCATCCATAATTTTCCCCCTCATTATAGTTTCAAAGCACTTACATTTATTAACATTGTACATTAAATGCAAAATAAAAAAAGCCCCACTCACATGAGCAGGGCAATGATAAAATTATTTGGTCTCGTCAATCAAATATGTCAACCATCCATACTTAACTTTAATCTTAGATTGAGCATCTTGTGCAGCCTCTTTTGTTTCAAACATTCCTGTGTATATTTGATATGAAGGATCTAATTTAGTTGAATCGCTGCCTAATAGATTGTCCATCCAAAATCTTTCCTTATCTTATCCAGGGCATCAGCAAGCTCTGGCGACCGGAAATGTTCCTGTTTTAATTCGGAAAATACCTTTTGTGTCCTTCAGCTGTTCCCCTCGCATTACCCATTGCATCAAAGTGAATGGAAATATATGCATCTGCATCTATAGAGTTAGAGTTTGCTAGGTTTGTTCTAGCAACCAAAGAAGTGTCTGTATCAGTAGGGGGCAACTAGCAAAGTATTAAAACCGATATATTTAAGATGTTCATACATGAACTTTACTACTGCTCTATTAAACTCATTTTCTTTGAATACTCGTTCTAATTCAGGAACTACAAGATTACGTTTCGAAATAAGTAAATCTTCTGCATTTGCCATTATTTCACTTCATCTCGTGGTTCCACGGATCTACGCAAATTACATCAGGCGTATATGTCCATGTTTCCAAGTAGATTGCTGCATGTTCAATTGATAAGTTTGATGATTACATGAAAGAAATTGAATAATTTCGAGGTAGAAATGTGGTAGCATTTTAAATCCTTACCACGAACCTCTTTTTACAACAAATAAAAAAGCGTTGG carries:
- a CDS encoding N-acetylmuramoyl-L-alanine amidase, which encodes MPPTDTDTSLVARTNLANSNSIDADAYISIHFDAMGNARGTAEGHKRYFPN
- a CDS encoding transcriptional regulator produces the protein MLISILKSMQNNQIVEMIYMKNNGEISKRKVKVLSVEGNTFKAYCFLRNTKRTFKVENVLAFVPIILKEREVI